Proteins from a single region of Pseudodesulfovibrio portus:
- a CDS encoding ABC transporter ATP-binding protein — MSLSVSRVAFGYNGHPVLDGVDFGLSGGELLAILGPNGVGKTTLLKCINAIHRPSGGVVMVEDRNVLKMKPDEIALNIGYVAQKCEAARLTVFDAVLMGRKPHIRWKVRDEDLRIVDSALKRLRLDRLALRYIDQLSGGELQKVAIARTLVQEPRLMLLDEPTSSLDLKSQVDILTMIRRVVSEHAICAVMTMHDLNTAFRYADRVLFLKDGRIHSTGPTCEVTSAVVEEVYGLPVDILTVNGSPLVVPAA; from the coding sequence ATGAGCCTTTCCGTTTCCAGGGTGGCCTTCGGCTACAACGGGCACCCAGTGCTCGACGGCGTGGATTTCGGGCTATCGGGCGGGGAGCTTCTGGCCATCCTCGGCCCCAACGGAGTGGGCAAGACCACCCTGCTCAAGTGCATCAACGCCATTCATCGACCGTCCGGCGGCGTGGTCATGGTCGAGGACCGCAACGTCCTCAAGATGAAGCCCGACGAGATCGCCCTGAACATCGGCTACGTGGCCCAGAAATGCGAGGCCGCGCGGCTGACCGTGTTCGACGCCGTGCTCATGGGCCGCAAGCCCCACATCCGCTGGAAGGTTCGGGACGAGGACCTGCGCATCGTGGATTCGGCGCTGAAGCGGCTGCGCCTCGACCGGCTGGCCCTGCGCTACATAGACCAGCTCAGCGGCGGGGAGCTGCAGAAGGTGGCCATCGCCCGGACCCTGGTCCAGGAGCCCCGGCTGATGCTGCTGGACGAGCCCACCAGTTCCCTGGACCTCAAGAGCCAGGTGGATATTTTGACCATGATCCGGCGGGTGGTCAGCGAGCACGCCATCTGCGCGGTCATGACCATGCATGATCTCAACACGGCCTTCCGTTATGCGGACCGGGTCCTGTTCCTCAAGGACGGGCGGATTCATTCCACCGGCCCGACCTGCGAGGTGACCTCGGCCGTGGTGGAAGAGGTTTACGGATTGCCCGTGGACATCCTCACGGTGAACGGGAGCCCGCTGGTGGTCCCGGCCGCCTGA
- a CDS encoding FmdE family protein: MPCAFPPEVIQDTIAFHGHSCPGLAIGIRAAELAFRDLGLPGETEMVAVAETDMCGVDAIQFITDCTLGKGNFMHRDYGKMAFSFFDRKKGKGLRAVLNPDSWGEVGREMGELTTLDASGNGSPEIRERIMALRGQMQERFMSMELDDLFRITALTCDPPKPARILESLVCTGCGETVMESRTRRMGGETYCIPCFGEHEQKI; the protein is encoded by the coding sequence ATGCCCTGCGCTTTTCCCCCTGAAGTCATCCAAGACACCATCGCCTTCCACGGACACTCCTGTCCCGGCCTGGCCATCGGCATCCGGGCCGCCGAGCTTGCCTTTCGCGACCTGGGCCTGCCCGGGGAGACCGAGATGGTGGCCGTGGCCGAGACCGACATGTGCGGCGTGGACGCCATCCAGTTCATAACGGACTGCACCTTGGGCAAGGGCAACTTCATGCACCGGGATTACGGCAAGATGGCTTTTTCCTTCTTTGACCGGAAGAAGGGCAAGGGACTGCGGGCCGTGCTCAACCCCGACTCATGGGGCGAGGTCGGGCGCGAGATGGGCGAGTTGACCACCCTGGACGCTTCCGGAAACGGGTCGCCCGAAATCCGGGAGCGGATCATGGCCCTGCGCGGGCAGATGCAGGAGCGCTTCATGTCGATGGAGCTGGACGACCTGTTCCGGATCACCGCCTTGACCTGCGACCCGCCCAAGCCCGCCCGGATTCTCGAGAGCCTCGTGTGCACGGGGTGCGGGGAGACGGTCATGGAGTCGCGCACCCGGCGCATGGGCGGCGAGACCTACTGCATCCCCTGTTTCGGGGAACACGAGCAAAAGATTTAG